One Cuculus canorus isolate bCucCan1 chromosome 2, bCucCan1.pri, whole genome shotgun sequence genomic region harbors:
- the RIPK1 gene encoding receptor-interacting serine/threonine-protein kinase 1 isoform X1, whose protein sequence is MSLEDIHMNIQDLLEKERLDAGGFGTVSLCFHKKHGYVVLKKVYTGPQRTEYNASLLEEGKIMRRLQHDRVVKLIGIILEDGNYSLVMEYVNRGNMMKVLQKLSLPLSVKGRFVLEITEGMLYLHEQGFVHKDLKPENILVDADFHIKIGDLGVASFKSWSRLTQEETVRQKQIKNTCQNNAGTLFYMAPEHLCSVNTKPVEKSDVYSFGIVIWAIFANKEPYEHGINEAQICFGIMNGNRPDIKEISDKCPMEIIELMKQCWEQESDKRPTFADISERYEPFYYQNLGKNIEDDLKKLKKMWPESNELLNRMQSLQIDAVAVDTSNGQVDQPNSLHSSQGPMTSQVNEALFAASPENQPVESCETSFTSADNLERKLQHEYNYHVFGSRMDKAVPPVVYTPEMREEERRRRVSYDPFAKSTPTPQWNETYPRAEKTGTNTNPYFWPQPAATIPKPGNVDIFYGPNSLLPGNAEGLYGLCSANTFSLSKPPVPESCSHLQPQTSLSWYPKNADTDTGNKDSTSFTRGTFAYCPTAPQLLRGSTEDSIKCNISHSSGIQIGSYNNMKIKEHNQHIGTSVATESNYRHYKATGIFDSTTVLNDKQVNLVRENLAKQWKDCARKLGFCDPEIDEIDHDYERDGLKEKVHQMLLKWKMREGSKGATVGKLAKALFGCQRLDLITSLMQMNEQYVEE, encoded by the exons ATGTCTCTGGAAGACATCCACATGAACATCCAGGATTTGCTTGAAAAAGAACGATTAGATGCTGGAGGATTTGGAACAGTATCTTTATGCTTTCACAAGAAACATGGATATGTAGTGTTAAAAAAAGTGTATACAGGACCCCAGCGCACCGA ATACAATGCATCCCTCCTTGAAGAAGGCAAGATTATGCGCAGACTGCAGCATGACCGTGTGGTAAAACTCATAGGTATAATTTTGGAAGACGGAAACTACTCACTTGTGATGGAGTATGTGAACCGGGGGAACATGATGAAAGTGCTACAGAAA cTCTCACTGCCTTTGTCAGTGAAAGGGCGTTTTGTGCTGGAGATCACAGAAGGAATGCTTTATCTGCATGAGCAAGGCTTCGTACACAAAGacctaaaaccagaaaacatccTTGTGGATGCAGATTTCCACATTAAG ATTGGAGATCTTGGTGTTGCCTCCTTTAAGAGCTGGAGTCGGCTGACTCAAGAAGAGACTGTCCGACAGAAGCAAATCAAGAACACTTGCCAGAACAATGCTGGGACTCTCTTCTATATGGCCCCAGAGCATTTATGCAGTGTTAATACAAAACCTGTGGAGAAGTCAGATGTTTACAGCTTCGGCATAGTGATCTGGGCGATTTTTGCTAACAAAGAGCCATATGAAC atggtATAAATGAAGCCCAGATTTGCTTTGGCATCATGAATGGAAACAGACCAGACATAAAGGAGATCAGTGATAAGTGTCCCATGGAAATTATTGAGTTAATGAAACAATGCTGGGAGCAAGAGTCAGACAAACGGCCAACCTTTGCAG ACATTAGTGAAAGATACGAGCCATTTTACTATCAAaatctaggaaaaaatattgaagatgaTCTGAAGAAGTTAAAA AAAATGTGGCCCGAGTCAAATGAACTGCTGAATAGGATGCAGTCCCTTCAAATAGATGCTGTAGCAGTAGATACCAGTAATGGTCAAGTAG atCAGCCTAATTCTCTGCACAGCTCTCAAGGTCCCATGACCAGTCAGGTTAACGAAGCCCTCTTTGCTGCCTCCCCTGAGAACCAACCAGTTGAGAGCTGTGAGACCTCATTTACATCTGCTGAtaatctggaaagaaaacttcagcaTGAATACAACTACCATGTATTCGGGAGCCGGATGGATAAAGCAGTTCCACCTGTAGTATATACCCCTGaaatgagagaggaagaaaggagacgAAGAGTTTCCTATGATCCGTTTGCAAAGTCAACTCCTACTCCTCAATGGAATGAAACATATCCAAGAGCTGAAAAAACAGGAACAAACACTAATCCATATTTTTGGCCACAGCCAGCTGCAACAATCCCAAAACCGGGAAATGTAGATATTTTTTATGGGCCTAACAGTCTTCTACCGGGAAACGCAGAAGGTCTCTATGGATTGTGTTCAGCCAATACCTTTAGCCTAAGTAAACCTCCTGTGCCTGAATCTTGTTCACATCTGCAGCCACAGACCAGCTTAAGCTGGTATCCAAAGAATGCAGACACAGATACGG GTAACAAGGATTCCACTTCTTTCACAAGGGGAACGTTTGCATATTGTCCTACTGCACCTCAGTTACTCAGAGGAAGCACAG AGGATTCAATCAAGTGCAATATAAGTCACAGTTCTGGAATTCAAATTGGATCCTACAATAACATGAAGATTAAAGAGCACAATCAACACATCGGCACTTCTGTTGCTACAGAATCAAATTATAGGCATTACAAAGCAACGGGTATATTTG ACAGTACCACTGTCCTGAATGACAAACAGGTGAATCTAGTGAGAGAAAACCTGGCTAAACAGTGGAAGGACTGTGCTCGAAAGCTGGGCTTCTGTGATCCCGAGATCGATGAAATCGATCACGACTATGAACGAGATGgactaaaagaaaaagttcacCAAATGCTGCTTAAGTGGAAGATGAGGGAAGGCTCCAAAGGTGCTACAGTTGGAAAGCTTGCCAAAGCCCTCTTTGGCTGCCAAAGACTGGATCTTATTACTAGCTTGATGCAAATGAATGAGCAATACGTTGAGGAATAA
- the RIPK1 gene encoding receptor-interacting serine/threonine-protein kinase 1 isoform X2 yields the protein MLYLHEQGFVHKDLKPENILVDADFHIKIGDLGVASFKSWSRLTQEETVRQKQIKNTCQNNAGTLFYMAPEHLCSVNTKPVEKSDVYSFGIVIWAIFANKEPYEHGINEAQICFGIMNGNRPDIKEISDKCPMEIIELMKQCWEQESDKRPTFADISERYEPFYYQNLGKNIEDDLKKLKKMWPESNELLNRMQSLQIDAVAVDTSNGQVDQPNSLHSSQGPMTSQVNEALFAASPENQPVESCETSFTSADNLERKLQHEYNYHVFGSRMDKAVPPVVYTPEMREEERRRRVSYDPFAKSTPTPQWNETYPRAEKTGTNTNPYFWPQPAATIPKPGNVDIFYGPNSLLPGNAEGLYGLCSANTFSLSKPPVPESCSHLQPQTSLSWYPKNADTDTGNKDSTSFTRGTFAYCPTAPQLLRGSTEDSIKCNISHSSGIQIGSYNNMKIKEHNQHIGTSVATESNYRHYKATGIFDSTTVLNDKQVNLVRENLAKQWKDCARKLGFCDPEIDEIDHDYERDGLKEKVHQMLLKWKMREGSKGATVGKLAKALFGCQRLDLITSLMQMNEQYVEE from the exons ATGCTTTATCTGCATGAGCAAGGCTTCGTACACAAAGacctaaaaccagaaaacatccTTGTGGATGCAGATTTCCACATTAAG ATTGGAGATCTTGGTGTTGCCTCCTTTAAGAGCTGGAGTCGGCTGACTCAAGAAGAGACTGTCCGACAGAAGCAAATCAAGAACACTTGCCAGAACAATGCTGGGACTCTCTTCTATATGGCCCCAGAGCATTTATGCAGTGTTAATACAAAACCTGTGGAGAAGTCAGATGTTTACAGCTTCGGCATAGTGATCTGGGCGATTTTTGCTAACAAAGAGCCATATGAAC atggtATAAATGAAGCCCAGATTTGCTTTGGCATCATGAATGGAAACAGACCAGACATAAAGGAGATCAGTGATAAGTGTCCCATGGAAATTATTGAGTTAATGAAACAATGCTGGGAGCAAGAGTCAGACAAACGGCCAACCTTTGCAG ACATTAGTGAAAGATACGAGCCATTTTACTATCAAaatctaggaaaaaatattgaagatgaTCTGAAGAAGTTAAAA AAAATGTGGCCCGAGTCAAATGAACTGCTGAATAGGATGCAGTCCCTTCAAATAGATGCTGTAGCAGTAGATACCAGTAATGGTCAAGTAG atCAGCCTAATTCTCTGCACAGCTCTCAAGGTCCCATGACCAGTCAGGTTAACGAAGCCCTCTTTGCTGCCTCCCCTGAGAACCAACCAGTTGAGAGCTGTGAGACCTCATTTACATCTGCTGAtaatctggaaagaaaacttcagcaTGAATACAACTACCATGTATTCGGGAGCCGGATGGATAAAGCAGTTCCACCTGTAGTATATACCCCTGaaatgagagaggaagaaaggagacgAAGAGTTTCCTATGATCCGTTTGCAAAGTCAACTCCTACTCCTCAATGGAATGAAACATATCCAAGAGCTGAAAAAACAGGAACAAACACTAATCCATATTTTTGGCCACAGCCAGCTGCAACAATCCCAAAACCGGGAAATGTAGATATTTTTTATGGGCCTAACAGTCTTCTACCGGGAAACGCAGAAGGTCTCTATGGATTGTGTTCAGCCAATACCTTTAGCCTAAGTAAACCTCCTGTGCCTGAATCTTGTTCACATCTGCAGCCACAGACCAGCTTAAGCTGGTATCCAAAGAATGCAGACACAGATACGG GTAACAAGGATTCCACTTCTTTCACAAGGGGAACGTTTGCATATTGTCCTACTGCACCTCAGTTACTCAGAGGAAGCACAG AGGATTCAATCAAGTGCAATATAAGTCACAGTTCTGGAATTCAAATTGGATCCTACAATAACATGAAGATTAAAGAGCACAATCAACACATCGGCACTTCTGTTGCTACAGAATCAAATTATAGGCATTACAAAGCAACGGGTATATTTG ACAGTACCACTGTCCTGAATGACAAACAGGTGAATCTAGTGAGAGAAAACCTGGCTAAACAGTGGAAGGACTGTGCTCGAAAGCTGGGCTTCTGTGATCCCGAGATCGATGAAATCGATCACGACTATGAACGAGATGgactaaaagaaaaagttcacCAAATGCTGCTTAAGTGGAAGATGAGGGAAGGCTCCAAAGGTGCTACAGTTGGAAAGCTTGCCAAAGCCCTCTTTGGCTGCCAAAGACTGGATCTTATTACTAGCTTGATGCAAATGAATGAGCAATACGTTGAGGAATAA